From a region of the Candidatus Neomarinimicrobiota bacterium genome:
- a CDS encoding tol-pal system YbgF family protein, with protein MILQGLIFLRQNKPQEALARFQAIIDQYPSSEYYRLAELTIKELNNL; from the coding sequence ATCATTCTCCAGGGGCTCATATTCTTGCGACAGAACAAGCCCCAGGAAGCACTCGCTCGCTTCCAGGCTATCATCGATCAGTATCCGTCCAGCGAGTACTATCGCTTGGCCGAGCTAACCATTAAAGAATTGAACAACCTTTAA